In Eublepharis macularius isolate TG4126 chromosome 4, MPM_Emac_v1.0, whole genome shotgun sequence, the following are encoded in one genomic region:
- the ATP5PD gene encoding ATP synthase subunit d, mitochondrial, whose protein sequence is MAGRRAALKAIDWAAFAERVPPNQKSMFNALKTRSDAISAKFASLPESPPAIDWAFYRTAIANTAIVDELEKKYKVFKVPEPVDNQMAKIEVQEQEANKSAAAYVEASKARIVEYEKELQRYKNLIPFEQMTLDDYYKAFPEAKLDKEKYPYWPYKPIADL, encoded by the exons ATGGCTGGCCGCAGAGCTGCTTTGAAAGCAATAGACTGGGCTGCATTTGCTGAACGAGTGCCTCCGAATCAAAAATCCATGTTCAATGCCCTGAAAACACGTAGCGATGCAATCTCAGCCAA GTTTGCCTCTCTGCCCGAGTCTCCTCCAGCCATTGACTGGGCTTTTTACAGGACTGCAATTGCTAACACTGCCATTGTGGACGAACTTGAGAAGAAG TATAAAGTGTTCAAGGTTCCTGAGCCTGTGGATAATCAGATGGCTAAGATAGAAGTCCAAGAACAAGAGGCT AACAAGAGTGCTGCTGCCTATGTAGAAGCCTCAAAAGCCCGTATTGTTGAGTATGAGAAGGAG CTCCAAAGGTATAAAAACTTGATTCCTTTTGAACAGATGACACTCGATGATTACTACAAGGCATTTCCTGAAGCTAAATTGGACAAAGAAAAATATCCATATTGGCCATACAAACCTATTGCGGACTTGTAA